From the genome of Candidatus Roizmanbacteria bacterium, one region includes:
- a CDS encoding LexA family transcriptional regulator, whose amino-acid sequence MEQRLNKLKTFYKKNHRLPTYQEMLTIFGLSSKNAVFRIVSKFVEDGFIQKKLGKLAPTSRFFSLPLLGLVKAGFPILAEEDKKYLTLDEYLIEDPISSFLLTVSGDSLIGLGIFEGDIVIIERRQNATTGSIILAEIDRQWTLKILRKDHVRQKMYLESANAKYPPFYPKEELKIHGIVKAVVRKMS is encoded by the coding sequence ATGGAGCAACGTCTAAACAAGCTAAAAACATTCTACAAAAAAAACCATCGTCTCCCGACGTATCAGGAGATGCTTACAATCTTTGGATTGTCCTCTAAGAACGCCGTGTTCCGAATAGTGTCTAAATTTGTTGAGGACGGATTCATACAGAAAAAACTAGGTAAGCTTGCGCCAACCAGTAGATTTTTTAGCCTTCCACTCCTTGGTTTGGTCAAGGCTGGTTTTCCAATTCTTGCCGAAGAGGATAAGAAATATCTTACCTTAGACGAGTACCTTATCGAGGATCCCATTTCTTCTTTTTTACTGACAGTAAGCGGAGACTCACTTATAGGTTTGGGCATCTTTGAAGGGGATATTGTTATTATAGAGCGTCGTCAAAATGCCACTACGGGCTCAATTATTTTGGCCGAGATAGATCGTCAGTGGACGCTCAAAATATTGCGTAAGGACCATGTTCGTCAAAAAATGTATCTTGAGTCCGCAAATGCCAAATATCCACCTTTTTATCCTAAAGAAGAGCTGAAAATTCATGGAATAGTGAAGGCGGTAGTAAGAAAGATGTCTTAG
- a CDS encoding ABC transporter ATP-binding protein, whose product MKNIGRIITLSKQFNSWFLLSSILIMFGVLLNLALPIFFKLIVDQISLQVSGKGGQINTLLLYTALFFVTGVVINLSTSISNRVGDHISGKLRAYWTETFYYKILTLPQSYYDSEMSGKIINQLTRGLFTMQAFINTATNFIIPAMLQGLVTIIFLSYYSWQIGLIVFAIFPIYILISYYSTKQWGKIIQLENPIEDKLRSRMSEVISNIKLVKSFITEPIEFNFVKGSLKQINGYYAKRSKQFHIIDFVRELSLTIVIAVVTLLIFKGTFEKRYTLGEMVLLLQLLNQARWPLFGMSFILARIQEAEAGTKEFFEIMDTQGSESFETKEKYSSKKFTKTNLEFKNVAFTYEKSHPVLKNVTFTLHNKEKAALVGHSGAGKSTIVNLILKFYNVTKGEIKLNNESYKKMSHQVIRNNISLVFQENELFSTTVKENVAYGNPTTTDKQVIEALKLANAWDFVSGFEKGIETEVGERGVRLSGGQKQRIQIARAILKNSPILILDEATSSLDSKSEMEVQKGLENLMKDRLTIIIAHRFSTIQNVDTILVIEDGKISQQGNPKELSTKPGVYKDLLTYQIQGNEKLLKQFGLH is encoded by the coding sequence ATGAAAAACATAGGTCGAATTATTACTCTGTCGAAGCAGTTTAACTCGTGGTTCTTACTCTCAAGCATTCTTATTATGTTTGGAGTACTTCTGAACCTTGCTCTTCCAATTTTTTTCAAACTGATCGTTGATCAGATCTCTCTTCAGGTTAGTGGTAAAGGTGGTCAAATAAATACCTTACTTCTCTATACCGCGCTTTTTTTCGTTACTGGAGTCGTCATAAATCTATCTACATCTATAAGTAATCGTGTTGGAGATCATATCTCGGGAAAGCTTAGGGCTTACTGGACAGAGACTTTTTATTACAAGATACTGACGCTCCCACAAAGCTACTACGACAGCGAGATGTCCGGAAAGATTATTAATCAGCTTACACGAGGTTTATTTACAATGCAGGCCTTCATAAACACCGCGACCAACTTCATCATCCCGGCAATGCTCCAAGGACTCGTAACGATCATATTTCTATCGTACTATAGTTGGCAAATTGGTCTAATCGTTTTTGCTATCTTTCCGATTTATATACTAATTAGTTACTACTCTACAAAACAATGGGGAAAAATAATTCAACTAGAGAATCCAATTGAGGATAAATTGAGATCCCGAATGAGTGAGGTCATAAGCAATATCAAGTTAGTGAAAAGCTTTATTACCGAACCAATCGAGTTCAATTTCGTGAAAGGGAGCCTAAAGCAAATAAATGGATATTATGCAAAAAGAAGTAAGCAGTTTCACATTATCGACTTTGTACGCGAACTTAGTCTGACAATAGTTATTGCGGTAGTTACCTTACTCATTTTTAAAGGAACCTTTGAGAAGCGTTATACGCTTGGCGAAATGGTTCTTTTACTTCAGCTACTAAATCAGGCAAGATGGCCGCTCTTTGGTATGTCCTTTATACTGGCGAGAATTCAAGAAGCAGAGGCCGGAACGAAGGAATTTTTTGAGATTATGGATACGCAAGGCTCCGAATCGTTTGAGACGAAGGAAAAGTACTCTTCAAAAAAATTCACCAAAACTAATCTTGAGTTTAAAAATGTCGCCTTTACCTATGAAAAATCTCATCCAGTTTTGAAGAATGTTACGTTTACACTTCACAACAAAGAAAAAGCAGCGCTTGTAGGCCACAGTGGAGCCGGTAAATCAACCATTGTGAATCTTATTCTTAAGTTTTACAACGTTACAAAGGGAGAGATCAAACTCAATAACGAGTCATATAAGAAGATGAGCCACCAAGTAATAAGAAATAATATTTCTCTTGTGTTTCAGGAGAACGAACTTTTTTCGACAACAGTAAAAGAAAATGTTGCTTACGGAAATCCAACAACAACTGATAAGCAGGTAATCGAAGCATTAAAGCTCGCCAATGCATGGGACTTTGTGAGCGGTTTCGAAAAAGGAATAGAGACCGAGGTTGGAGAGCGTGGAGTACGTTTATCTGGAGGTCAAAAGCAGCGCATTCAGATTGCGCGTGCTATTCTCAAGAACTCCCCCATTTTAATTCTTGATGAGGCAACCTCAAGCTTAGACTCTAAGTCAGAGATGGAGGTGCAAAAAGGACTGGAAAACCTTATGAAAGATAGACTCACCATCATTATAGCTCACCGATTTTCAACTATACAAAATGTAGATACGATTCTGGTCATAGAGGACGGCAAAATCTCCCAGCAGGGTAATCCGAAGGAGCTATCTACCAAGCCGGGAGTATATAAGGATCTTCTCACTTATCAGATACAGGGAAATGAGAAACTGCTCAAGCAGTTTGGTTTACACTGA
- a CDS encoding SGNH/GDSL hydrolase family protein, with translation MAVKQYVRYDQEKTGFIHHLSSKSYIKAVVTIAWSFMMFALALNLSLSYFSNRLGTRELASAKPQEKLIQNGEVQGVVSDMTKVTPKVSSVDVEEQEDIVKNTTRSPRKTSYKVALYGDSMIDTLGTKIQVLQDALKKKYPKTVFTFYNYGVGAENVEQGLSRFDKPLLTSDRNYPPFSTLGADIIVVGSYAYNPFSPFDRDKHWINLSKLVEKAKETNAEVYLLADIAPVRAEYGRGPKGVNWDSVTAYEKSGQVIQLLENTVGISKNLNVILINAFEKSTVTVRGDGKREYVSTQDGVHPSDAGQKFIGEQIADTLMLD, from the coding sequence ATGGCTGTAAAACAGTACGTGAGATACGATCAGGAAAAAACTGGTTTTATCCATCACCTATCAAGCAAATCATACATTAAGGCAGTAGTTACAATTGCGTGGAGCTTCATGATGTTTGCTTTAGCACTAAATCTTTCGCTGAGCTATTTTAGTAATAGACTGGGTACCCGAGAACTTGCATCAGCGAAGCCACAGGAAAAGCTAATCCAAAACGGAGAGGTACAGGGTGTAGTTTCGGATATGACCAAAGTAACACCTAAAGTATCCTCTGTGGATGTTGAAGAGCAAGAGGATATAGTTAAAAATACCACCCGTTCACCAAGAAAAACTTCGTATAAGGTTGCTCTTTATGGTGACTCCATGATCGATACTCTTGGCACCAAGATTCAGGTTCTTCAAGATGCACTTAAAAAGAAGTATCCAAAAACCGTATTCACTTTCTATAACTATGGAGTAGGGGCGGAAAATGTGGAACAGGGACTCAGTAGATTTGATAAACCATTATTAACGAGTGACCGAAACTACCCACCTTTTAGTACACTTGGAGCCGATATTATTGTCGTTGGATCATATGCATATAATCCGTTCAGTCCGTTTGATCGAGATAAACACTGGATCAATCTTTCTAAACTTGTCGAAAAGGCTAAGGAGACCAATGCAGAGGTATATTTACTGGCAGACATAGCTCCGGTGAGAGCTGAGTACGGCCGTGGACCAAAAGGTGTTAATTGGGACTCGGTAACTGCGTATGAGAAGTCCGGTCAGGTAATTCAGCTTCTTGAGAACACGGTTGGAATCTCCAAAAATCTAAATGTAATTCTTATCAATGCTTTTGAGAAATCTACGGTTACGGTTAGAGGTGATGGCAAACGCGAGTATGTAAGTACGCAAGATGGAGTTCATCCATCGGATGCAGGCCAAAAATTCATTGGAGAGCAGATTGCCGACACGCTCATGTTGGACTAG
- a CDS encoding GIY-YIG nuclease family protein translates to MNKTSDVLHEKFYVYTLLSLKDGKFYSGYTNDLKNRLAEHVAGRVKSTRLRAPFKLIHYEYFVNMSDAKAREKFLKSGFGGNNLKNL, encoded by the coding sequence ATGAACAAAACGTCTGACGTTTTGCATGAAAAATTCTACGTTTACACTCTCTTAAGTTTAAAAGATGGCAAGTTTTACTCTGGTTATACTAATGACTTGAAGAATAGACTAGCGGAACATGTAGCTGGCAGAGTTAAATCAACCAGATTACGTGCGCCATTTAAGCTTATACACTATGAATATTTTGTAAATATGTCAGATGCAAAAGCGCGAGAAAAATTTTTAAAAAGTGGATTTGGTGGAAACAACTTAAAGAATCTTTGA
- a CDS encoding methyltransferase domain-containing protein, which yields MAPVIYISLLLLELFFLVSITIYLAFLIYSSLMGSPYVPTSRKQTKDLLALIKPNRKTKILELGCGDGRFLRIAAEKYKSTGLGIDINPIVLAKARILANLKKLKNINFENRNIFKQSFVGYNVLYIFLMPKLLAKIAPQLKKEMNSSTLVISHGFKIPTCDKYITRVVQSHPFDSYFYRFPKGKRA from the coding sequence ATGGCCCCTGTAATATATATCTCCCTTTTGCTTTTAGAGCTGTTTTTTTTAGTAAGCATAACTATCTATTTAGCTTTTCTGATTTATTCTTCACTGATGGGTTCTCCGTATGTTCCCACCAGTAGAAAACAAACCAAAGATCTGCTTGCGCTTATCAAACCAAATCGTAAAACAAAAATCTTAGAGCTTGGATGTGGCGACGGGAGATTCCTTCGTATAGCGGCAGAAAAGTATAAGAGTACCGGACTTGGCATCGACATCAATCCCATTGTTCTTGCGAAGGCGCGTATTCTTGCAAACTTAAAAAAATTAAAAAACATTAACTTTGAAAATCGAAACATCTTTAAACAATCATTTGTGGGATATAACGTTCTTTATATATTTCTCATGCCCAAACTTTTGGCTAAGATAGCGCCACAACTTAAAAAAGAGATGAATTCCTCAACCCTCGTTATTTCTCATGGATTCAAAATCCCTACCTGCGACAAATACATCACACGCGTTGTACAAAGTCACCCATTTGACTCCTATTTTTATCGCTTTCCAAAGGGTAAACGGGCTTAA